The genomic region TTAAATTAGAAAAAGAAACCATTCTTTTTACTCTTTTAAATcgttaaatcaaatttatcagcATCCAACATCGGTAACTCCATTtccatttaatttaattataaaagaaCGAAAAGCAGTATCTTGTAAACTATCAAATTTTTCTGTGGCGATCTGTTCAATGGAGTTAATTATATTGGCGACTGAATGGTTTTTGCGTTCGAACTTCTTCGAGGTACGTGATGTTCAGATAATCTCatcgataaaaaaaatgaaattaattagcgtcacttttaaaaaaaaattctgttCAGAAGTTCGGGATTACTCGGTTAACGAGAGTGGAAACTGAGCTTTTTAATTAACATAGACAATAAAATTGCAGAGATATTGCAAGCTGTGTCGTTAAATCGTTACCCTTTATTGTCAATAAATACAAGTTATCCTAAACTTTCGAACAGTAGCATGTCATAGGCTGTGCCTGCCGGTTTTATCAAAGACAGCTGAATACCCAACATGTTCGACTATACGTTATAAATATGTTAAAGGGCAATTTTATAAGTTAAAATAGAACAAAAGTTGAGTATGACGATATTATAATTTTAGCTAAGTTTATAAGAGACTAATAATTAAAATCTCTCTGATTCACACCAATAGATAACAAAGAGATCGAGCAGTttaaaaacaaaatttgatttttgttttattttactttatagaATCATCCCTTAAAATTCTTACGACGTATAGCCGACTGACTGCGCATCCTATATGTATAAGTagaatttttcttttataagTATACAAGATATTTGAATTTGATAAAGTTCTGTATACGAATAATTGTGATTAACGTGTGACAGTGTGATAATCATGCTTATATGTatagtttcgtctgcagctGAAAACTTGGCAATAAAAATCAGCGTAATGTAGGTAGACTCGATGTATCGAAATTAATTGAGAACCGTGTTCGGAATTCATGCATTTCTACGAGAATTGTGTTAATTGCCTACAACTTGCAGGCCGGTCGTGTTAATAATATGGAATTTTATTGTGCTACTAATTGTGTAACTAAAATACCTGTCACCAAACAGAAATTCTACGTGCAAACGGTATACAGAACTTAGAGTGCATGCTATACTAGATTTTAAATTACATATCACATAACGATGCGTTACATGCAATCTTAATGAAGGAAAAAATGAAGATGCGGTATATCTTACGTAAGTACCTACTGGTATCTGAAACACTGGGAATCGCATATGAAACTTGTGGATCTATGTAATCTGGAGACTGTTTATCTTTATTGCCATTAGCATTATATAGTTTATAATAATCGTTATATTATCCAcatataatacaattttatgTACAAGGGGTCTAGTATACACTATGATTAGATGTAATGAACGACTTCTCGAGAACAATACAAAAGGatgatattaataaaaaatggTAAACAAGAATCGAAGCAGCTATCTACAATTAAAATACAAAAGTAATGAAATATATATCTGTTTTAGCCTACGTTTAAATTAATAGTTTCTTAGATACTGAGCAGCAATATAATTTACAGGAACCGTATCTAAATATGCTAATATTCGACTAGTTAACAAATTTCTTAAATATTTGCTCTAGGAGGATGTTTGCAATTTATAATACAGAAGTTATACCAAAAATCGCTAGATGAACCTTGTTCAATGTAACCACCAAAAAAAAATGCAACTTTTGATTCATTCTTAAACTGAAAGGAAAAACAAATTAAGGTTTTCTAATACTGGATTCCCAAGAATACACAGCGtcgctttttttttctcttattAGATTCAGAATATTTTGGCATAAAACAATTATGTAATATTTACAAATGCTTTTGCATCAATGAACATAATGCATAATGACAAATATACGCAACGGTTCTAAGAAATATTTTAGGTAATCCAATTCTATCGGTACGTTTTTTGTATATCGAACGTAAGAGCGTTGGCAACAAAGTATCGTtgaatcaacgaagaacaataTGAAAGATGTAATTTTTTCATATCGGTAAAAACActaaatttgttttttttttacagttACAACGTTCGATGAAGCATTTGACTTATTACGTAATACTTTTATGCAAGAATATAATAttcgtatacatatacatatatttgtatatatgtacacggtatatacatacatgtatatatatatacggtaCTGTATAGTCATTTCAGAAAGGCTAGAATAATTTCGATAAGTTGCTACTGTTATGCATCTAAACGTAATGTCAGAACAGTGATTAGAATAAGGTGAGGCCTACGTGAGTCTATctgttttattaattttctttctcttaacgtgaaacgaaagattcgaTCTTTCACTTGTAATTTACTCTTCGTTAACTAAACTACCGAGAGTGACGCATTTTTTTCCCCTCGTTCACGTATCAACCAATTTACAGAACACAAGACACCGCGATCACAGAGAAACGTACACGACCAAAAATGGTTCCCGTTGTCCCAAATCGTAATTGCTTCTTTTTTTTCATCGGGTCGCAACACATATTATAGAAAACGAGGACGCAGATCAAATAGAATTATTCGCGAAAATAcaccaaatataaaaatatatagtaCATTTACAGTTGTAAAATGGCTGATACACAGTTATACCGTGTGATAATTAGCATATAACATATTTAGGATGACACAATTCGCCGGTAACACACTGGACAATACCCTATTTTTCTCTGTCTAATGCATTGATGGACGACGCGCTGGTACAATCGATAAAAAATCTAAACAAGTAACATGAACTATTGTTAGAACATCATAATTAACAAAAATCGACACCCAACAGTAGGTTACACTGTTATAATTAACAAGAGGGAAATGTGTGACATGCTTCACGTTCAGTCATTTTGAGACATAATCGATAAAAACCAAACAGACAGTGCAACCTACTACCTATGCGTGTCACCATGTTCTTGCATTATTCTCTCTAAAGGTACAAGAGTCTCAAAAATCGCATTACTTAATCCTACACATAAAGTCTAATGTTGcagaatataaattatataataaatggaTCTGAATGTATATTAGAACCGCTAACATTGAGGAATTCAGACTCGTACGTATCTAGTAAACAGTTCAAAAACAAGAGAGATTATCAACGTTGAAGAAGCAAAATTGACTGCCATCCTAAATGTGTTAAATATACACATAAATACTTTTTCTCCAGGCTCTCAACTTCAGCAACATAGCTGTACTCTTATTCCCTAGCGCAATTACCTTCGTTGTAAACTAACAATCAAAACCGAAACATCAAAACACGCTGAACTCTTTCGACAAGACTTCGTCAAATTCTTGTGACTTCGACCAAATATGTACTTTCAGATAATTTGACTGCAGGTACTATAAAAACGCTTTTCAACGATCTCAGTTCAATGATCTCGATAAccgttaaataaatatttaacaataaACATAATTCACTTTGAAGTTCGTAGGTCGTATAAATTTTGAGAGCTATCACTTTCGTCGCTTGCGACGTAACACCTCGACGCCGGCGTTGGCAGCCTATTATACCCTAAAACCGTTCACCGGAAATGCATTCTGTCGACAATGTTGGTCTAAGTTCGCGGACGACACTGACAAATCATGTCGAGAAGCTTGGTTACGGAAACGCCAAATAACAGTCCATCGAATTTCTTAAAGTAGCAAGAGAAGCAGATGTTACGTTACAACCACCAATCGCAACATGAACTAGTCCGACGATGAGTAATGTTAGAAAATGTTAGCAGCGAATTTAAAGCAGAAAAACCAGAAGCATGAAGGTATGCCTGAATAAGACATTTCGTGTGAAGACAGACACAGTTTGGTATAGTAACAAAGTACCGCACGATTTctctgttatatattattatgtgatctaatgattttacaatttttcatcGACACAATCATATTTACTATACAGCTAGTCTCTTATTACACAAAAAAAGTAGATTAAATTTCACAGTTACATTTAAGAAAGAGCGGTCCAATCATGAAAAACATTTCTTGTGTTGTGTCCTTCTAGCAAACGCTCTTATACATTTCGTGTTTCCGTTTTGTACAGGTAGTCTTATATGGAGATTAATTGAACAATAGTCACTTGTGTTATCCGTTCCTTGCAGTGTTCTTCGACGCTCGAACATCAACCGATCCAGGTATTAGAATTGTTCTATACTTAACTGGTCTTATCTTCAGTCAAGGCACGAATCTGAGTCGGGCCTTGTCAAGTCTTTGGTAAATCTTTAACAATCTACTGGATATAATTAGTGAATCATTTACACTATACTGAGTTAGGCATGAACCCTGACCCAACCACCAGTTAGTTGAACCGGTCTCGAATATGCGCTTAGGACAGCAGCTTTCTTCCTGTTCAATGTTTTATAcaatgaattcttataaaaacaaTGATACTTGAGCGACGATGAGTCAAATTGACTACAAAGAAACGATAAAACGAAATCGACACCGAAGAACAGTTCCACGAAGATATTGTTTTCTCAAACAAAAAAATGCTGCTGTGCTAATAGCGCTGTGTACGAATGCTACCACTACCGGTTTGAATGGCAGCTGATAAATCatgattaaatatattaaaagagAATGTGGGTGAGTACACGGTACGGTACAGTACTTAACAAGTGATGTGTCGAATACATCGTTAGGTTTTCGTTAATACGTCTTCCAAATTTCAGCTGTTGCATCTGCCTGCTTATGCAGGTCAGACTAGACCACACATGCTGAAAAGACACCCATCACACGTCAACCAATGTCCCCGCCGTAGTCCTGATCGTTTAGCAGATTACGGTTGTAAATGGCAGCCCTGTAACTGTACCTATTTATGGCGGGTCGATCGGGAACCGGCGGTGGTACTAACGACACATCTGAATTCAGCAGAGCTCCGCTACCTTCGTCTACTTCGCCGATACTGCTCTCCACCAACGACGGCTCGACTTCTGTAAATGCCAGTCTAGATCGTAGCAAGTACGCGTATGTCTTGTACCTCTTCAACTGTAAATCAGAAGGCACAAAGATTAATTAACGATTACATTTTGACGTATTATCTATTTTAGTAACGACATCCTAGTTCTCAGCTCAATggctactaatataataattactagaacaattattttaggtcCCGCCTGCTCCATTTTCTCTTACCCCTAGATCTCAACGTAAACGACGTTTAATAGAGCTGTTCAGACCTTGAACGCATCGTTGAAACATAAAGATAGAAAATGTCAAGTGGAGTAGCGATACTCCAACCTACAGAAAGTATAGAGAAACTATAGTTAAAGCGGTATGCCTCACCCGCAGAGTTATCAGACGCTAGTTCTATGGTTTAACGCAAAGCATTCCGTGTGAAATCTTGATAACAAAGCGAGACGATTACTAGCACTCGTAGTTACCTCGTGATGCAAGTAGGAATCCTTTTCCTTATAGTTTTGTACAGTGAGAGCTTTCGCCCCTCTTTCAGGTGGATGCCGTCTGTGCTCCTCTAGTTCGGCTTCTAACTTATTAACCCTTTCCTCGTGGTCCCGTAACTGTTCTCTCTAACAACACGAGCAAAAATCCAAGAAACTGTCAGTTGTTAAACACTTGGGAGAGCAAACACGCGAATACAGATGTGGCAGTTACACGCATATACTACTGATTCGGTATTGATGCTTTTAATCTCGTGTCCAAAAGGGATAATCTCATTTTGTCAATGGCTGTATTCCGTTTTGAAGATATGAGAACTTAGAGAACGAAGTTGGCTTCAGGGATAGTAGAGGAAGGCTTGTAAATAAAGAAACAACGGAGACAGATTATATTCGTTGCGTGGACGAGGTGAAAAAGACGGTTTCTTAACGTTTTTTAGCACGTGACGCTACTCACAGGAGAGAGTTTGGTGTGGCTGCAGGGTAGCAGAGGACGCTGAAATTTTCGTTGGGAACCCACGGCCCCTGCTAACGGTTGACAGGAGAAACTGGCGCACACGAAATTGATTGTGTCGATCCACGACTGCAGTTCTTTGGAATCACTGAAAATAACGTAACTCTTAAAATATATCCGCAAAAAGTACATCGATTGCCTCCACTTCTTTCAAtcgaacaacaaagaacaaaaagGAACTCGATCGAACACTTTTAAGAGAAATATTCATTTCCTTCTTCAATTCAATTCTTtcataacataaaataaaatctgtCGAGCTCGATTTGTCCAACCTTAGACTTTCATTCTGTTGTTATAACAATATCATAACCAGGAAAACTCACCTTGTTTGGAAGAGATATTCTGCTTGATCGGCAGTCTGTAACCTGAAGACATGTTGCTTTTTTGTATAATCCGATGCCTTTGTGGCCAATGCGTGATGGATACGTATCGCATTGTGCAAACTATCGTTGCGGAAGCCATGCTCGTCTTTGTGCAAATATAATACAAGTTCTCGCAATGTACAATAATACATTTTCCAGCCTCGTTTTCCAAACGGAGCTGAAACAATTCGCAAGGTTCGTGGTTCaagatcgtttgttcgttagaTCGTTGAATTAAAACAGAGAGAGAGGACCAATTGAAATTACTTTTCTTTCCGTTGGAAtcgaagcaacattttcgcATAACGTAACCCTTCTTAAACTCCGTAGCACCCGTAACATTTGGCACGTCGAGGAACGGATTCCCGGTCCCAGGCATCACCGGACCGTCGCCCTGTTGAATCACCTGATTCGCAGCTTCGTCCCCTTCCTCGTCCCTGAACAAGAGCGATTACAATTAGCAATAAAATTCGCGTACACAAGGGTTCCGAAGAAGCGGCCACGGTTTCTGGATCGACTTACAAGGCCCATTCCAAGGGGATCGATTTGATGGCGTTGTAAAGCTGCTTTAGCACCTCCCTAGGGAAATTATCGCCATCGTTCAGTTCCGAGAGGTTCTCTATAAATTCGTTACACGACATCTTCCTGCCCATGTTTTGACCGTGGAGGTCCGTGTTGAGCAGCATTATAGCGCAGGTTAGCGTATGAACGGCATCTGAAACGCGAACGGTGGCCAACGATTATTACGGGCGCGCGTTCCCGATCTCTGTCACCTTATCCGGAATACGTACCCTGTGAGTTGAAGGCGCCAGGGTTACAATCGAGAAACCTCTTGGAGAAATGTACAAGAACCCTTTCCCTTTCCTGGGTCTCCCCCGTTAAAGAGAACTGGGCAAGGAACTTTCTGAGAGCCACGTCCAGCGAGTCCCGTTCGAAGTTGAAGTATCTCAAGTATTCCTCGGCTACCGCTCTACTAAAGTCGTTGCTGGAACCGAGAAACGGGGAACCAAGTTAGGGGGGGCTGCTAAAGCCTCGGTAGAGCATGTGCACCTAGAACCGTGGTCACGGCGTGTCCCACATACTTTTTGCTAAGGTGTCTAGAGACGTCAGACTTTTTGAAACCGTCCAACGAGTATAGCCTCTTGGCCAGCCGAACCGCCGACGGGAGGTCCACCGCTTTCGGACTGTAATGGAAGCTGTGCAAACTTTCGATGTCGCTCTCTTCGTCCGCGGACTGGGGCGGCGACGTGCCGTGCTTGTCGTCGAAGTTGCCGATATTCAACGCCTCCTTCTCGTCCTCGCTCTCCTTCAGTTCCTGAAACGAACACGAACACAAAATCAGACATTTCTCTCCACCGCTCGCCGCGGTCAGCGGAAGAATCCGGAATCGAGACGAATTCGGTCGATCAAGGttttctctctcgcttcctATGGAAAATTCGTCGGACGCGATAATATTGACAGAGCAGGCGTGGTCACGCGCACCCCGTAGGCGGTGCAACGGCGGAGTGGGCGTGGCGAAACAGTGCGGCGAGCACGTTCCAAGACTCTTACCGAGGGGCTAAATCTCTGGCGACCTtgagaaacgaatgaaatatttgCGGCAACGATAGTCTCGACGAGAGAAACGAGAATAAAAAAGATACCTGATATCCGACAAACTCGGGCGTAACGTTCCCGCCAGCAGATCGTTGCACCGTGTTTTGGGCGGTCGAGGTGGGCACAAGATCGGAATTGGTAGGGTTTCCGCGTCGCCTGTTCTGCCTGGGACTGGTGTTCCTTGCGGCGGGAGCATCCTTGTCGGGCCCCTTGACCTGTATCACTATCCTGTGCTCGGAACTGTCCTGGCCGGACGAGTAACCGGTGGGCGTGGTCGCGGCGGTCTTCAGCCTTCTTTGGGGCGGTTCGCTGGCCAGTATCGTCGAGTCACTGTCACTCGGATCACTGACCATCATATCGCGAGCACTGAGTATGTCCATTGTCTCCTCGTCGTTGTAGTCGGGACTGGACATGTTGCTGATGGCCTCGGACTGGCTGAGGTCACCGTTGGTGGGATGAAGCCCGGAGGCCGAGGAGGTGGTCCCGTCGCCGGAGGGGCCCAGGGCTGTGGCGGTGGTGCCCGTGGGAACCGGCGGTGGGAACCTACGGGACCCAGAATTGGAGGACATGACGGAGGACGAGACCGAGGTAGGGGAGGCTGGCGATAAGGATCTCTGAGGACTAGTGCCCTCCGTCGAGGAGCTACTCGACGAGGATTGGGACGAGCTGCCGTTTTGGCAGCACGAGGTGCGCTCCGAGGCGGACGGCGAGCTGACCGGCGCGTTGTACGTCCAGACGATCCGCTCGCTGGACAGGCCCTGGCCGCTGTCCGGCCGCGTGTCCAACAGGGTGTTCAAGCTGGACGTGACGTCGTCGTCGATGTCAATGTCCACCGCGCTCATCGCCGGGTCCTTTTGGAATTGCAAGTGGTCCTCGGAGCGCGAGGTGCGCACGAAGCCGCTCGAGTAACCGAAACTCGCGGCGTTCGGCTTGCTAGCGTCGCTCTGGCCCGGACACTGGCCGCTCTCGCGTTTGCTGATCCCGACCGGAGAGGTGCTGGCCGAGTTCGAACCGGTGCACTTGTAAGCACGGTGGTGGCCCAGCATCTCGTTAGGACTGGTAGGTACCGAGTTATGATGGTGGTGATTGTGGTGATTATGGTGGTGGTGGGTATGATGATTGTTGTACCTCAGCGAGTCGACCTTCTTCTGGTGCTTCGGCAAAAGAC from Megalopta genalis isolate 19385.01 chromosome 3, iyMegGena1_principal, whole genome shotgun sequence harbors:
- the Efa6 gene encoding exchange factor for Arf 6 isoform X1, which produces MAEELVVTLNRGDSSGFGFSLLGTAGLPHVIYDIVENSPAAKSGKVEAGDVILRVNEVDVNRFSTKEVLKCLRLSSDPVTLKLRRDPAIKAHVRRLLSPGQPACDETDSSKISHEATTLANNPLSISSGNGEDSDSRKTGTPELPGGSPQEPTGATQYTTRSNGSYSDASGSSELEALLQPIDSFKEEERAQWKPLSGEKFARQNNTPRFEAYMMTGDLMLNLSRTQQSSGLLPKHQKKVDSLRYNNHHTHHHHNHHNHHHHNSVPTSPNEMLGHHRAYKCTGSNSASTSPVGISKRESGQCPGQSDASKPNAASFGYSSGFVRTSRSEDHLQFQKDPAMSAVDIDIDDDVTSSLNTLLDTRPDSGQGLSSERIVWTYNAPVSSPSASERTSCCQNGSSSQSSSSSSSTEGTSPQRSLSPASPTSVSSSVMSSNSGSRRFPPPVPTGTTATALGPSGDGTTSSASGLHPTNGDLSQSEAISNMSSPDYNDEETMDILSARDMMVSDPSDSDSTILASEPPQRRLKTAATTPTGYSSGQDSSEHRIVIQVKGPDKDAPAARNTSPRQNRRRGNPTNSDLVPTSTAQNTVQRSAGGNVTPEFVGYQELKESEDEKEALNIGNFDDKHGTSPPQSADEESDIESLHSFHYSPKAVDLPSAVRLAKRLYSLDGFKKSDVSRHLSKNNDFSRAVAEEYLRYFNFERDSLDVALRKFLAQFSLTGETQERERVLVHFSKRFLDCNPGAFNSQDAVHTLTCAIMLLNTDLHGQNMGRKMSCNEFIENLSELNDGDNFPREVLKQLYNAIKSIPLEWALDEEGDEAANQVIQQGDGPVMPGTGNPFLDVPNVTGATEFKKGYVMRKCCFDSNGKKTPFGKRGWKMYYCTLRELVLYLHKDEHGFRNDSLHNAIRIHHALATKASDYTKKQHVFRLQTADQAEYLFQTSDSKELQSWIDTINFVCASFSCQPLAGAVGSQRKFQRPLLPCSHTKLSPREQLRDHEERVNKLEAELEEHRRHPPERGAKALTVQNYKEKDSYLHHELKRYKTYAYLLRSRLAFTEVEPSLVESSIGEVDEGSGALLNSDVSLVPPPVPDRPAINRYSYRAAIYNRNLLNDQDYGGDIG
- the Efa6 gene encoding exchange factor for Arf 6 isoform X2, whose amino-acid sequence is MPSFAYGLLCCCRPLDRYLSRHTDRFDRVRYTPLYQVEAGDVILRVNEVDVNRFSTKEVLKCLRLSSDPVTLKLRRDPAIKAHVRRLLSPGQPACDETDSSKISHEATTLANNPLSISSGNGEDSDSRKTGTPELPGGSPQEPTGATQYTTRSNGSYSDASGSSELEALLQPIDSFKEEERAQWKPLSGEKFARQNNTPRFEAYMMTGDLMLNLSRTQQSSGLLPKHQKKVDSLRYNNHHTHHHHNHHNHHHHNSVPTSPNEMLGHHRAYKCTGSNSASTSPVGISKRESGQCPGQSDASKPNAASFGYSSGFVRTSRSEDHLQFQKDPAMSAVDIDIDDDVTSSLNTLLDTRPDSGQGLSSERIVWTYNAPVSSPSASERTSCCQNGSSSQSSSSSSSTEGTSPQRSLSPASPTSVSSSVMSSNSGSRRFPPPVPTGTTATALGPSGDGTTSSASGLHPTNGDLSQSEAISNMSSPDYNDEETMDILSARDMMVSDPSDSDSTILASEPPQRRLKTAATTPTGYSSGQDSSEHRIVIQVKGPDKDAPAARNTSPRQNRRRGNPTNSDLVPTSTAQNTVQRSAGGNVTPEFVGYQELKESEDEKEALNIGNFDDKHGTSPPQSADEESDIESLHSFHYSPKAVDLPSAVRLAKRLYSLDGFKKSDVSRHLSKNNDFSRAVAEEYLRYFNFERDSLDVALRKFLAQFSLTGETQERERVLVHFSKRFLDCNPGAFNSQDAVHTLTCAIMLLNTDLHGQNMGRKMSCNEFIENLSELNDGDNFPREVLKQLYNAIKSIPLEWALDEEGDEAANQVIQQGDGPVMPGTGNPFLDVPNVTGATEFKKGYVMRKCCFDSNGKKTPFGKRGWKMYYCTLRELVLYLHKDEHGFRNDSLHNAIRIHHALATKASDYTKKQHVFRLQTADQAEYLFQTSDSKELQSWIDTINFVCASFSCQPLAGAVGSQRKFQRPLLPCSHTKLSPREQLRDHEERVNKLEAELEEHRRHPPERGAKALTVQNYKEKDSYLHHELKRYKTYAYLLRSRLAFTEVEPSLVESSIGEVDEGSGALLNSDVSLVPPPVPDRPAINRYSYRAAIYNRNLLNDQDYGGDIG
- the Efa6 gene encoding exchange factor for Arf 6 isoform X3, translated to MAEELVVTLNRGDSSGFGFSLLGTAGLPHVIYDIVENSPAAKSGKVEAGDVILRVNEVDVNRFSTKEVLKCLRLSSDPVTLKLRRDPAIKAHVRRLLSPGQPACDETDSSKISHEATTLANNPLSISSGNGEDSDSRKTGTPELPGGSPQEPTGATQYTTRSNGSYSDASGSSELEALLQPIDSFKEEERAQWKPLSGEKFARQNNTPRFEAYMMTGDLMLNLSRTQQSSGLLPKHQKKVDSLRYNNHHTHHHHNHHNHHHHNSVPTSPNEMLGHHRAYKCTGSNSASTSPVGISKRESGQCPGQSDASKPNAASFGYSSGFVRTSRSEDHLQFQKDPAMSAVDIDIDDDVTSSLNTLLDTRPDSGQGLSSERIVWTYNAPVSSPSASERTSCCQNGSSSQSSSSSSSTEGTSPQRSLSPASPTSVSSSVMSSNSGSRRFPPPVPTGTTATALGPSGDGTTSSASGLHPTNGDLSQSEAISNMSSPDYNDEETMDILSARDMMVSDPSDSDSTILASEPPQRRLKTAATTPTGYSSGQDSSEHRIVIQVKGPDKDAPAARNTSPRQNRRRGNPTNSDLVPTSTAQNTVQRSAGGNVTPEFVGYQELKESEDEKEALNIGNFDDKHGTSPPQSADEESDIESLHSFHYSPKAVDLPSAVRLAKRLYSLDGFKKSDVSRHLSKNNDFSRAVAEEYLRYFNFERDSLDVALRKFLAQFSLTGETQERERVLVHFSKRFLDCNPGAFNSQDAVHTLTCAIMLLNTDLHGQNMGRKMSCNEFIENLSELNDGDNFPREVLKQLYNAIKSIPLEWALDEEGDEAANQVIQQGDGPVMPGTGNPFLDVPNVTGATEFKKGYVMRKCCFDSNGKKTPFGKRGWKMYYCTLRELVLYLHKDEHGFRNDSLHNAIRIHHALATKASDYTKKQHVFRLQTADQAEYLFQTSDSKELQSWIDTINFVCASFSCQPLAGAVGSQRKFQRPLLPCSHTKLSPREQLRDHEERVNKLEAELEEHRRHPPERGAKALTVQNYKEKDSYLHHELKRYKTYAYLLRSRLAFTEVEPSLVESSIGEVDEGSGALLNSDVSLVPPPVPDRPAINRSKNCCCPCLF
- the Efa6 gene encoding exchange factor for Arf 6 isoform X4 encodes the protein MAEELVVTLNRGDSSGFGFSLLGTAGLPHVIYDIVENSPAAKSGKVEAGDVILRVNEVDVNRFSTKEVLKCLRLSSDPVTLKLRRDPAIKAHVRRLLSPGQPACDETDSSKISHEATTLANNPLSISSGNGEDSDSRKTGTPELPGGSPQEPTGATQYTTRSNGSYSDASGSSELEALLQPIDSFKEEERAQWKPLSGEKFARQNNTPRFEAYMMTGDLMLNLSRTQQSSGLLPKHQKKVDSLRYNNHHTHHHHNHHNHHHHNSVPTSPNEMLGHHRAYKCTGSNSASTSPVGISKRESGQCPGQSDASKPNAASFGYSSGFVRTSRSEDHLQFQKDPAMSAVDIDIDDDVTSSLNTLLDTRPDSGQGLSSERIVWTYNAPVSSPSASERTSCCQNGSSSQSSSSSSSTEGTSPQRSLSPASPTSVSSSVMSSNSGSRRFPPPVPTGTTATALGPSGDGTTSSASGLHPTNGDLSQSEAISNMSSPDYNDEETMDILSARDMMVSDPSDSDSTILASEPPQRRLKTAATTPTGYSSGQDSSEHRIVIQVKGPDKDAPAARNTSPRQNRRRGNPTNSDLVPTSTAQNTVQRSAGGNVTPEFVGYQELKESEDEKEALNIGNFDDKHGTSPPQSADEESDIESLHSFHYSPKAVDLPSAVRLAKRLYSLDGFKKSDVSRHLSKNNDFSRAVAEEYLRYFNFERDSLDVALRKFLAQFSLTGETQERERVLVHFSKRFLDCNPGAFNSQDAVHTLTCAIMLLNTDLHGQNMGRKMSCNEFIENLSELNDGDNFPREVLKQLYNAIKSIPLEWALDEEGDEAANQVIQQGDGPVMPGTGNPFLDVPNVTGATEFKKGYVMRKCCFDSNGKKTPFGKRGWKMYYCTLRELVLYLHKDEHGFRNDSLHNAIRIHHALATKASDYTKKQHVFRLQTADQAEYLFQTSDSKELQSWIDTINFVCASFSCQPLAGAVGSQRKFQRPLLPCSHTKLSPREQLRDHEERVNKLEAELEEHRRHPPERGAKALTVQNYKEKDSYLHHELKRYKTYAYLLRSRLAFTEVEPSLVESSIGEVDEGSGALLNSDVSLVPPPVPDRPAINRIEPVSS
- the Efa6 gene encoding exchange factor for Arf 6 isoform X5, whose amino-acid sequence is MAEELVVTLNRGDSSGFGFSLLGTAGLPHVIYDIVENSPAAKSGKVEAGDVILRVNEVDVNRFSTKEVLKCLRLSSDPVTLKLRRDPAIKAHVRRLLSPGQPACDETDSSKISHEATTLANNPLSISSGNGEDSDSRKTGTPELPGGSPQEPTGATQYTTRSNGSYSDASGSSELEALLQPIDSFKEEERAQWKPLSGEKFARQNNTPRFEAYMMTGDLMLNLSRTQQSSGLLPKHQKKVDSLRYNNHHTHHHHNHHNHHHHNSVPTSPNEMLGHHRAYKCTGSNSASTSPVGISKRESGQCPGQSDASKPNAASFGYSSGFVRTSRSEDHLQFQKDPAMSAVDIDIDDDVTSSLNTLLDTRPDSGQGLSSERIVWTYNAPVSSPSASERTSCCQNGSSSQSSSSSSSTEGTSPQRSLSPASPTSVSSSVMSSNSGSRRFPPPVPTGTTATALGPSGDGTTSSASGLHPTNGDLSQSEAISNMSSPDYNDEETMDILSARDMMVSDPSDSDSTILASEPPQRRLKTAATTPTGYSSGQDSSEHRIVIQVKGPDKDAPAARNTSPRQNRRRGNPTNSDLVPTSTAQNTVQRSAGGNVTPEFVGYQELKESEDEKEALNIGNFDDKHGTSPPQSADEESDIESLHSFHYSPKAVDLPSAVRLAKRLYSLDGFKKSDVSRHLSKNNDFSRAVAEEYLRYFNFERDSLDVALRKFLAQFSLTGETQERERVLVHFSKRFLDCNPGAFNSQDAVHTLTCAIMLLNTDLHGQNMGRKMSCNEFIENLSELNDGDNFPREVLKQLYNAIKSIPLEWALDEEGDEAANQVIQQGDGPVMPGTGNPFLDVPNVTGATEFKKGYVMRKCCFDSNGKKTPFGKRGWKMYYCTLRELVLYLHKDEHGFRNDSLHNAIRIHHALATKASDYTKKQHVFRLQTADQAEYLFQTSDSKELQSWIDTINFVCASFSCQPLAGAVGSQRKFQRPLLPCSHTKLSPREQLRDHEERVNKLEAELEEHRRHPPERGAKALTVQNYKEKDSYLHHELKRYKTYAYLLRSRLAFTEVEPSLVESSIGEVDEGSGALLNSDVSLVPPPVPDRPAINSMCGLV